A window of Bacteroidota bacterium contains these coding sequences:
- a CDS encoding response regulator transcription factor: MNFKIVVADSNFLLREGIKSLLKNTEYSVVSEVHHGGELILKVKDTQPDLVIINFTSDGFAVGDVLKIHQANAKSRILAITERPTKAQVTSAIENGVLSYLMIDCDRVEILDAVKSTLEGEAFFCGKILNEVTPAEETQEDSGIPAFTCNGVRISAREAEIISLVAEGLTNKQIAEQLFLSAHTVITHRKNIMNKLGLTNTAGLVLFAIRQNIISPNKFLFSN, translated from the coding sequence ATGAATTTTAAAATTGTTGTTGCCGATAGTAATTTTCTTTTGCGCGAAGGCATTAAGTCCTTATTGAAGAATACTGAATATTCAGTAGTGAGCGAGGTGCATCATGGTGGAGAATTGATTTTAAAAGTAAAAGATACGCAGCCCGATTTAGTGATTATTAATTTTACTTCGGATGGATTTGCTGTTGGCGATGTATTAAAAATTCATCAAGCAAATGCTAAAAGCCGTATTTTAGCGATTACTGAGCGTCCTACTAAAGCACAAGTTACTTCTGCAATTGAAAACGGAGTGCTCAGCTACCTCATGATTGACTGCGACCGAGTTGAAATTTTAGATGCAGTAAAAAGCACCCTTGAAGGAGAAGCATTTTTTTGCGGAAAAATTCTAAACGAAGTAACGCCGGCTGAAGAAACACAAGAGGATAGTGGAATCCCTGCATTTACATGTAACGGAGTCAGAATATCAGCCAGGGAAGCCGAAATTATTTCTTTAGTTGCCGAAGGTTTAACCAATAAACAAATTGCGGAGCAGCTTTTTTTAAGTGCACACACAGTAATCACACACCGGAAAAACATAATGAACAAACTAGGACTCACCAATACCGCAGGATTAGTGTTATTCGCCATCCGACAAAACATAATCAGTCCAAACAAATTTTTGTTTTCGAATTAA
- a CDS encoding ribonuclease Z: MSFQLTILGSSSATPTSKRHPTAQYLSFHDRNFLIDCGEGTQMQMRRYKLKFTRVNHIFISHLHGDHYLGLLGFLSSLHLLGCTQDVHLYCQEPLKEIIDIQLKHSDTHLKFKIEYHFLNPQKNETIFEDDKISVESIPLSHRIPCCGFIFREKAGLLSIRKDMITFHGIGTKDILKIKKGEDFTNELGKVIKNKILTYPAEPLRSYAFCSDTIYDERLISYLKKVSLLYHEATFMQGMEKRAAETFHTTTVQAAIIAKKAQVGKLLIGHFSARYKDLQPLLEESREVFKNTELAEEGICFEL; encoded by the coding sequence TTGTCCTTTCAACTCACAATTCTCGGTAGTAGTTCTGCAACGCCTACGTCAAAGAGGCACCCAACCGCTCAATACCTCAGTTTTCACGACCGTAATTTTTTAATCGATTGTGGCGAAGGAACTCAAATGCAGATGCGCCGCTACAAGTTAAAATTTACGCGTGTAAATCACATATTTATAAGCCATTTGCATGGGGACCATTACCTTGGTTTGCTTGGATTTTTATCGAGTTTACATTTATTAGGTTGCACGCAGGATGTGCATCTTTATTGTCAAGAACCTTTAAAGGAAATTATTGATATACAACTTAAACATTCTGACACGCACTTAAAATTCAAAATTGAATATCACTTTTTGAATCCCCAAAAAAATGAAACTATTTTTGAGGATGATAAGATAAGCGTCGAGTCAATTCCACTCAGTCATCGTATTCCTTGCTGTGGTTTTATATTTCGGGAAAAGGCTGGATTGTTATCAATTCGAAAGGATATGATAACCTTTCATGGCATTGGAACCAAAGATATATTGAAAATTAAAAAGGGCGAAGACTTCACTAACGAATTGGGAAAAGTAATCAAGAATAAAATCCTTACCTATCCTGCAGAACCTTTGCGTTCGTATGCATTTTGCTCCGATACCATTTACGATGAACGCTTAATTTCATATTTAAAAAAGGTAAGCTTGCTCTACCATGAGGCCACATTTATGCAAGGCATGGAAAAGCGCGCCGCCGAAACCTTTCATACAACTACTGTACAAGCAGCTATTATTGCAAAAAAAGCACAAGTGGGTAAATTGCTCATTGGCCATTTTTCGGCTCGTTATAAAGACCTTCAACCACTTTTGGAAGAAAGTCGTGAAGTATTTAAAAATACGGAGCTTGCCGAAGAAGGCATTTGTTTCGAATTATAG
- a CDS encoding STAS domain-containing protein, with amino-acid sequence MNFQIEKKEKYTLIKVNIEKLDNNVSPSLKSELVVLTTEGVKNIVMDLTAVRYCDSSGLSAILVANRLCKNANGSFVLCSIQEAVKKLISISQLDSILKITNTIDEAVDYVVMEEVDRELGEDD; translated from the coding sequence ATGAATTTCCAAATTGAAAAGAAAGAAAAATACACGCTTATTAAGGTAAACATTGAGAAACTTGATAATAATGTTTCGCCAAGTTTAAAGTCAGAGTTGGTAGTTTTAACCACTGAAGGTGTAAAGAATATTGTGATGGATTTAACAGCAGTGCGCTACTGCGACTCTTCCGGATTGAGCGCTATTTTGGTTGCCAATCGCTTATGCAAGAATGCAAATGGTTCGTTTGTATTGTGTTCTATTCAAGAAGCAGTAAAAAAATTAATCTCCATTTCTCAACTCGATTCAATACTTAAAATAACAAATACAATCGACGAAGCTGTTGATTATGTGGTGATGGAAGAAGTAGACCGCGAATTAGGCGAAGATGATTGA
- a CDS encoding aspartate carbamoyltransferase catalytic subunit, translated as MEGKLSVKHLLGIKELQFSDIELIFKTAENFKSILNQPIKKVPSLRDKTIANLFFENSTRTKLSFELAEKRLSADIVNFAASSSSVSKGETLIDTVNNILAMKVDMVVMRHPNPGAAVFLSQRVNSVIINAGDGAHEHPTQALLDAFSIREKLGDLNGKRIAIIGDVLHSRVALSNIFCLQKCGAEVMVCGPTTLLPKYIATLGVKVEHNLKKALAWCDVANMLRIQLERQDIKYFPSLREYVQQYGLTKPMLDELSKKIVIMHPGPINRGVEISSEVADSDQSIILQQVENGVAIRMAVLYLLSN; from the coding sequence ATGGAAGGCAAACTCAGCGTAAAACATTTGCTCGGAATAAAGGAATTGCAGTTTTCCGACATCGAATTAATTTTTAAAACAGCTGAGAATTTTAAGTCTATTTTAAACCAGCCTATAAAAAAGGTTCCATCCTTGCGGGATAAAACCATCGCCAATTTATTTTTCGAAAACTCAACGCGCACAAAGCTTTCCTTTGAGTTGGCAGAAAAAAGACTTTCAGCTGATATCGTAAATTTTGCAGCTTCATCGTCTTCGGTAAGCAAAGGTGAAACACTCATTGATACGGTGAATAATATTTTAGCCATGAAAGTCGATATGGTGGTAATGCGGCATCCCAATCCCGGGGCAGCGGTATTCTTATCCCAGCGGGTTAATTCGGTAATTATTAATGCCGGCGATGGGGCACATGAACATCCCACACAAGCTTTATTAGATGCTTTTTCGATACGTGAAAAATTGGGCGATTTAAATGGTAAGCGTATTGCAATTATTGGGGATGTGCTGCACTCAAGAGTTGCGCTATCTAATATTTTTTGCCTTCAAAAATGTGGCGCCGAAGTAATGGTATGCGGTCCAACCACCTTATTACCTAAATATATAGCTACTCTTGGAGTTAAGGTAGAGCACAATTTAAAAAAGGCTTTAGCTTGGTGCGATGTGGCCAATATGCTGCGGATACAATTGGAACGGCAAGACATAAAATATTTTCCCTCTTTGCGGGAATATGTGCAACAATATGGTTTAACAAAACCCATGCTCGACGAGCTATCTAAAAAAATAGTAATCATGCATCCCGGACCAATAAATAGAGGAGTGGAGATAAGTAGTGAAGTGGCCGACAGTGATCAATCGATTATCTTGCAACAAGTTGAAAATGGGGTAGCTATTCGAATGGCGGTACTTTATTTGTTGTCGAATTAG
- the pyrR gene encoding bifunctional pyr operon transcriptional regulator/uracil phosphoribosyltransferase PyrR, whose protein sequence is MQERIILSPQNFKLTLNRLCYQLVENYNDFSDTVILGLQPRGVVLAKRMHHQLTVELKHTKLLLGNLDVTFFRDDFRKHDGPLIPQSTDINFTLEDKKVILVDDVLFTGRTIRSGLDAMLSFGRPQKVELMVLIDRRFSRDLPIQPNYVGKTVDTLPTEKVKVEWKESDGTDLVKLITI, encoded by the coding sequence ATGCAAGAGCGAATAATTCTAAGTCCACAGAATTTTAAACTAACGCTTAACCGGCTTTGCTATCAATTGGTTGAGAACTACAACGATTTTTCAGATACCGTAATTCTTGGTTTGCAGCCTAGAGGCGTAGTTTTAGCCAAGCGCATGCACCATCAATTAACAGTTGAATTAAAGCATACCAAGCTTTTGCTAGGTAATTTGGATGTTACTTTTTTTCGCGACGATTTTAGAAAGCACGACGGTCCGCTAATTCCACAAAGCACTGATATTAATTTTACGCTTGAAGATAAGAAAGTGATTTTGGTGGATGATGTGCTTTTTACCGGTCGAACTATTCGTTCAGGTTTGGATGCAATGTTATCTTTTGGGCGTCCGCAAAAGGTGGAATTAATGGTGCTTATTGACAGGCGATTTAGTCGGGATTTACCCATTCAACCCAATTATGTTGGCAAAACAGTAGATACCTTGCCTACCGAAAAAGTAAAAGTGGAATGGAAGGAAAGTGATGGAACAGATTTGGTAAAACTCATTACAATATAA